Proteins encoded together in one Lachnospiraceae bacterium JLR.KK008 window:
- a CDS encoding DUF6033 family protein, with translation MLMEIANSYSDYGKDCTDTMREGNVTTSTVELKTSKPGITKTEQIKTGYSNVNDYSRYLQRKYSYMNTGITSMQGVQTTVSVSGIFLKKCMNDPQKAKYLEENLAALPDCASYAVSHSQGTLTSICYQIDANGNITAISSGTNDPDGTIARENAQRRAKEKKAAEEKAARRREEKKAEEEKTVRLREERKKPAAGREPETFTLSATGTGVKSVTQMMMKAISDESLPTGGNFDRKA, from the coding sequence ATGTTAATGGAAATTGCAAACAGTTACAGCGATTATGGGAAAGATTGCACAGATACCATGAGGGAAGGTAATGTGACAACAAGTACAGTGGAGCTGAAAACCTCAAAACCTGGCATAACAAAGACAGAACAGATCAAGACAGGTTACAGCAATGTCAATGACTATTCGCGATACTTGCAGAGGAAATACAGCTATATGAATACGGGGATTACCTCAATGCAGGGAGTTCAGACAACGGTATCCGTATCGGGGATTTTCCTGAAAAAGTGTATGAATGATCCTCAAAAGGCCAAGTATCTGGAGGAAAATCTGGCAGCCCTGCCGGATTGTGCCTCCTATGCGGTATCCCATTCACAGGGAACATTGACAAGTATTTGTTATCAAATTGATGCGAATGGAAATATAACCGCCATATCCTCAGGCACCAATGACCCGGATGGAACGATAGCCAGAGAAAATGCACAGCGGCGGGCAAAAGAGAAGAAAGCTGCCGAAGAAAAAGCTGCCAGAAGGCGTGAGGAGAAAAAAGCGGAGGAAGAAAAGACAGTCCGGCTGCGGGAGGAAAGAAAAAAGCCGGCTGCGGGCAGAGAGCCGGAAACATTTACGTTGTCCGCCACTGGCACCGGGGTAAAAAGCGTTACACAAATGATGATGAAGGCGATTTCTGACGAATCATTACCAACAGGGGGAAACTTTGACAGAAAGGCATGA